The nucleotide sequence CCTGACCACTGGCTCATCCCACCTGTCCTCCGGGCATCACATCGCCGGAGACGCGTACCATCATCACGGCATTCAAATCTGGCACGCTGGCCTCCATGTCATCGAGAGCGGCCATGCGCGCATCGTGTTCCTGCTGCAGTCGCTTGCGCCGATGCTCGCGCACGGCGGGCAGGCCGATTCGCCCAATGGCCTGACCTCGGGCTTCGAAGGCATACACCGCACGCTCGCGTTCTTCCTTCAGTCGGGCACGGTGCTCGTTCAGCAGCTCGGTGAAGATCCGTTCGCCTTGGGCGCTGGCGGCCACATGGGATGCCTCGAACCACTTCACCGACTCCTCGGCGCCGGTCACGGCATGAACATCCACGGTCTCGGTCAGCAATAGGTCCCACACGCGCTTGGCAGTGGGTACGAAGAGGCGACCTTCCTCGTTGACGAACACCGGCAGGAAGCGCTTCCGGCTCAAGCCTTCCGCCGCCAGGCTGATCTCCCATAGCGACCAGATGCCGCGCACCGAATCCGGCAGACCAGAAACACGGATCACCGGCAGTGGTTGGCCAGCGACAAAGCGTGGCAACTCGCTGATCACCGCC is from Rhodanobacteraceae bacterium and encodes:
- a CDS encoding helicase — its product is AVISELPRFVAGQPLPVIRVSGLPDSVRGIWSLWEISLAAEGLSRKRFLPVFVNEEGRLFVPTAKRVWDLLLTETVDVHAVTGAEESVKWFEASHVAASAQGERIFTELLNEHRARLKEERERAVYAFEARGQAIGRIGLPAVREHRRKRLQQEHDARMAALDDMEASVPDLNAVMMVRVSGDVMPGGQVG